The following proteins come from a genomic window of Aequorivita marisscotiae:
- a CDS encoding MauE/DoxX family redox-associated membrane protein, whose product MALPKNRTFFRIMVRLVSYLFILLFVYAAISKLLDFETFTVQLAQSPLLSAYAGFIAWLVPGIEMAIALLLMVPKFRTIALYAAFTLMAMFTAYIFIILNYSDFIPCSCGGVLEKMSWTQHFIFNLVFIILAGVVVFFTTEKNNKAKLLLLATLIVIGIGIVTLLFAFSERKMLRNNAFIRRYPPTRAVFDKAVDLAFNSWYIAGADGEQVYLGNSTAPLNIKVLNTELTQVGEYRISLDEMELPFTSVKINVLPPYFYVADGMVPVIFRGNIADWKATRILTDTIFFTNSIPIDSVKTAIRFVGGRSSINEIGIIDFRDTLRFTYTDNILKKQVDGLFDTDGQLLYNRQLNSLVYIYFYRNEYICFAPTLNNINHGKTIDTVSIAQVKVGKDNAGNLKLASPSYPINVYAATFGTYLYVQSDRLGRFEPKEMLKEASIIDVYDLLDNTYLHSFYIYHHKKHKMNSFTVNGDKLFAIMDKYLVVYELR is encoded by the coding sequence ATGGCATTACCAAAGAACAGAACTTTCTTCAGAATTATGGTTAGGCTTGTTTCCTATCTATTTATACTACTTTTTGTTTATGCGGCTATTAGCAAATTATTAGATTTTGAAACATTTACTGTGCAACTAGCGCAGTCTCCCCTACTCAGTGCCTATGCTGGCTTTATAGCTTGGCTAGTCCCAGGAATAGAAATGGCTATTGCCTTGTTATTGATGGTGCCAAAATTTAGAACAATTGCCCTTTACGCCGCCTTTACCCTAATGGCCATGTTTACGGCCTATATTTTTATTATTCTAAATTACTCTGACTTTATACCCTGCTCTTGCGGAGGAGTTTTGGAAAAAATGAGTTGGACACAGCACTTTATCTTTAATCTTGTTTTTATAATCCTAGCGGGAGTAGTGGTTTTTTTCACTACCGAAAAAAATAACAAAGCGAAATTACTTTTGCTTGCCACTCTGATTGTTATCGGAATTGGGATAGTTACTTTGCTGTTTGCCTTTTCGGAGCGAAAGATGCTCAGAAATAATGCCTTTATACGTAGGTATCCACCTACACGTGCGGTTTTTGACAAGGCGGTAGATCTTGCGTTTAATTCGTGGTATATAGCGGGAGCGGATGGAGAGCAAGTATATTTGGGAAATTCAACTGCGCCGCTTAACATAAAGGTTCTAAATACCGAACTTACCCAAGTTGGAGAGTATAGAATATCGCTTGATGAGATGGAATTACCTTTTACATCTGTAAAAATTAATGTACTCCCTCCCTATTTTTATGTGGCTGATGGGATGGTGCCTGTAATATTTAGAGGAAATATTGCAGATTGGAAGGCAACCCGAATATTAACAGACACCATATTCTTTACCAACAGCATACCGATAGATAGTGTAAAAACAGCTATTAGGTTTGTAGGAGGTAGAAGTTCGATAAATGAAATTGGCATTATTGATTTTAGAGACACGCTTCGATTTACTTATACAGATAATATATTAAAAAAGCAGGTGGATGGGCTGTTCGATACAGATGGACAATTACTTTATAACCGGCAGTTAAACAGCCTTGTTTATATATATTTCTATAGAAATGAATATATCTGCTTCGCTCCTACTCTAAATAACATAAACCACGGTAAAACCATTGATACCGTTTCTATAGCGCAAGTTAAGGTTGGGAAAGATAATGCAGGGAATTTAAAATTGGCCTCTCCCTCCTACCCAATAAATGTATATGCTGCAACTTTTGGCACTTATTTATATGTACAATCTGACAGACTTGGAAGATTTGAGCCTAAGGAAATGCTTAAGGAAGCTTCAATTATTGATGTTTATGATTTACTTGATAACACTTATCTGCACAGTTTTTATATATACCACCACAAAAAACATAAAATGAATTCTTTCACCGTAAATGGCGATAAACTGTTTGCTATAATGGATAAGTATCTGGTTGTTTATGAGCTTAGGTGA
- a CDS encoding type II toxin-antitoxin system RelE/ParE family toxin: MAKRNVIWTRTADLQFVGILEYWVNRNKSNTYSKKLLKLVSERTKQIAEQPLIFKVTDFTDTRVASLGNFSIFYKFNDKEIIITAIWDNRQNPKKLLKILENKK, translated from the coding sequence ATGGCTAAACGCAATGTAATTTGGACTAGAACAGCCGACCTTCAATTTGTAGGAATTTTAGAATATTGGGTAAATAGAAATAAATCGAACACATATTCAAAAAAACTCTTGAAATTAGTTTCGGAAAGAACAAAACAAATAGCCGAACAACCATTAATTTTCAAAGTGACTGATTTTACAGATACGAGAGTAGCTTCACTTGGGAATTTCAGCATTTTCTATAAATTTAATGATAAAGAAATAATAATAACAGCAATTTGGGATAACCGACAAAATCCTAAAAAACTGTTGAAAATTTTGGAAAACAAAAAATAA
- a CDS encoding RagB/SusD family nutrient uptake outer membrane protein: MSEIYAQLRDNSLVSGGTGGLGVLMGLYADELDYYGTPVGSVGQFYNHTILSTNEQVSSFWNSSYSIIYGCNAILQGLEKSTKLSLEDIEPLQGEALAIRSLTHFNLARLFGDIPYITTTDYTVNSTVSRLPIQEVLEYIVNDILEARSLLPEENFIGNHIYVDGTVATALLAKVYLETEQWQLAIEATTMLIEDGPFELGENVENVFLKNSPATIWQLKPREGNNTMEGQTFIFTVGPPPFAALRPEFVGAFEPMDTRRDLWIGEVTNGSDTWYYPNKYKLNTPGRSEEFSIVFRLAEMYLIRAEARAHLGILSEAKNDLNAVRQRASLPPITATSQEEILNAIATEVFHEFFSEHGLRWFNLTRTSNATETLLPIKPAWQPTDVLLPIPQSELLANPNLLPQNPGY; this comes from the coding sequence ATGTCAGAGATTTATGCCCAACTGCGCGACAATAGCCTTGTCAGTGGCGGTACTGGTGGGTTGGGGGTTTTAATGGGCTTGTATGCCGACGAACTTGATTATTATGGCACACCAGTAGGTTCTGTGGGACAATTTTACAATCATACCATTTTATCTACCAACGAACAAGTTTCCAGTTTCTGGAATTCTAGCTATAGTATAATTTATGGATGTAATGCCATTTTACAAGGCTTGGAAAAATCTACCAAACTAAGCCTTGAAGATATTGAACCCCTTCAAGGGGAAGCTCTAGCTATTAGATCGCTTACACATTTTAATTTAGCCCGATTGTTTGGCGATATTCCATATATAACTACAACAGACTACACGGTAAATAGCACCGTCTCGCGTTTACCGATACAAGAAGTATTAGAATATATAGTTAACGATATTCTTGAGGCCCGCTCACTTTTGCCAGAAGAAAACTTTATAGGAAATCATATATATGTAGATGGCACAGTCGCTACAGCATTATTGGCAAAGGTTTATTTGGAAACAGAGCAATGGCAATTGGCCATTGAAGCCACTACAATGTTAATAGAAGATGGCCCATTTGAACTTGGCGAAAACGTTGAAAATGTTTTTCTAAAAAATAGCCCTGCTACCATCTGGCAATTAAAACCACGAGAAGGCAATAATACTATGGAAGGACAGACTTTCATCTTTACTGTTGGTCCACCGCCCTTTGCCGCTCTTAGACCAGAGTTTGTTGGTGCTTTTGAACCTATGGATACACGCAGAGACTTATGGATAGGGGAGGTTACTAACGGTTCTGATACCTGGTATTACCCTAACAAATATAAATTGAATACCCCAGGAAGAAGCGAGGAATTCTCCATTGTATTCCGCTTGGCAGAAATGTATCTAATAAGAGCAGAAGCACGAGCACACTTAGGAATACTCAGTGAAGCAAAGAACGATTTAAATGCAGTCAGACAGAGGGCTAGCTTACCGCCCATCACGGCCACGTCTCAAGAAGAAATATTAAATGCCATTGCCACCGAAGTATTTCATGAGTTTTTTTCAGAACACGGTTTAAGATGGTTCAACTTAACCAGAACCTCAAACGCAACGGAAACCTTGCTACCTATAAAACCTGCTTGGCAACCCACAGATGTGCTCTTGCCAATACCTCAATCTGAATTGCTTGCTAACCCCAATCTCTTACCGCAAAACCCCGGTTACTAA
- a CDS encoding SusC/RagA family TonB-linked outer membrane protein has product MKNKHRQRLLLAGIFVFSLAHNSPLLSQNLPLKSISGTITDAQGPLSGVNVLVKNTSRGSISDLEGRYSVTASSNDTLVFKYLGYKPVEVAVGINSVINLAMQPNATALDVVVINAGYYKVSDREKTGSITKISAKEIENQPVDNPLAALQGRVAGLNIIPLTGLSGGGYTVNIRGKSSIAAGNEPLYVIDGIPYNSSTLSDQSLSGAILPGGQLSPLSLINPNDIESIEVLKDADATAIYGSRGANGVVLITTKSGKAGDTKYSVSATSGVAHITRGVNTLNTQQYLKMRKEAFANDGITEYPEYAYDINGTWDPNRYTDWQKQLMGKTARLRTWEASISGGSKNNHFLVSAAHRNETTVFMGDAEYGRTSVRAQLDHSSKDSKFNIGFSAGYTIEDNNLPSGDLTFKAIGLPPNAPTLYDENGDLNWENGTFDNPLAQLNASYTSKRNTLVSSINVSYKLFKDLNIKSTFGFQDSRIDERRILPSTIYNPAYGFDSSSSSVDSNQGSRNSWIAEPQLNYSHKLAGGNLEILIGGSFQSETRQCFSQLAYGFPSNSLLGNLAAASLQFIINDNTTDYKYEAVFGRLNYNYKNKYILNLTARRDGSSRFGPGNRFANFGAIGAAWLFNEEQIVKENLPFLNLGKLRGSYGSTGNDQIGDYQYLDTYSVSGNPYNGTIGLSPTQLFNPNFGWEINYKAEIALELGFLKDRIYLETNYYRNRSTNQLVGMPLPSTTGFQSIQANLGAKVENSGWEINLRTLNVKGEKFKWNSIFNISLPKNKLLAFPGLEASTYSNRYVLGQPITIRKLYHFTGVDPQTGIYQFEDYNGDGSISSPDDRQYIVDTAPKFYGGLSNTWSYGNWQFDVFFQFSKQQSFNYWYAGSPAGTMVNQPTAVLDHWQQPGDNAQTQLYTTGSNAEAVNAFYKFSVSSAAFSDASYIRLKNTSISYTLPFEKMQCKLFLEAQNLLTITNYKGGDPEQLTGFLPPLRRFSGGVQLNF; this is encoded by the coding sequence ATGAAAAATAAGCATAGGCAAAGGCTGCTCCTTGCAGGTATTTTTGTCTTTTCTCTAGCGCATAACTCCCCACTTTTATCACAGAACCTACCACTAAAATCTATTAGTGGTACCATTACCGATGCACAAGGCCCTCTTAGCGGAGTCAATGTCTTGGTAAAAAATACTTCCCGAGGAAGTATTAGCGATCTTGAGGGGCGCTATTCGGTTACTGCATCCTCAAACGATACACTTGTTTTTAAATATTTGGGGTATAAGCCTGTCGAAGTTGCAGTGGGTATCAATAGTGTTATAAATCTTGCGATGCAGCCTAATGCTACTGCATTGGACGTAGTGGTTATTAATGCTGGGTATTATAAAGTTTCCGATAGAGAAAAAACCGGTAGTATTACCAAGATTTCCGCCAAAGAAATTGAAAACCAACCAGTAGATAATCCGCTGGCCGCTTTGCAGGGACGGGTGGCTGGATTAAATATAATTCCCCTTACGGGTTTATCAGGTGGTGGCTATACCGTTAATATCCGTGGAAAAAGCAGTATTGCTGCAGGGAATGAGCCCCTATATGTCATCGATGGTATACCCTATAATTCTAGTACGCTTAGTGACCAAAGCCTTTCTGGCGCTATTTTGCCCGGAGGACAATTAAGTCCCCTAAGCTTGATAAACCCAAACGATATAGAAAGTATTGAAGTACTCAAAGATGCAGATGCTACTGCCATATATGGGTCTAGAGGTGCTAATGGCGTTGTACTTATAACTACCAAAAGTGGTAAAGCAGGAGATACAAAATACTCAGTAAGTGCAACCTCAGGTGTGGCTCATATCACAAGAGGTGTAAATACGCTAAATACCCAACAGTATTTAAAAATGCGGAAAGAAGCCTTTGCCAATGATGGCATTACAGAATATCCAGAATATGCCTATGATATAAATGGTACTTGGGATCCGAATAGATATACCGATTGGCAAAAACAACTTATGGGCAAAACGGCTAGACTGCGCACTTGGGAAGCTTCAATTAGCGGTGGTTCTAAAAACAACCACTTCTTAGTTAGTGCCGCACATCGTAATGAAACTACGGTCTTTATGGGCGATGCCGAATATGGGCGTACATCGGTTCGTGCCCAGTTAGATCATAGTAGTAAGGATTCTAAATTCAATATAGGCTTTTCTGCTGGATATACCATAGAAGACAATAATCTCCCAAGCGGAGACCTTACCTTTAAAGCAATCGGCTTGCCACCCAATGCCCCAACCCTCTATGACGAAAATGGAGACCTCAATTGGGAAAATGGCACTTTTGACAACCCCTTGGCACAGCTCAATGCCAGTTATACTTCCAAACGAAATACTCTAGTTTCAAGTATAAATGTCAGTTACAAACTGTTTAAAGATCTAAATATTAAAAGCACTTTTGGATTTCAAGATTCTAGAATAGACGAACGCCGAATCCTGCCAAGCACCATATATAACCCTGCTTATGGCTTCGATAGTAGTTCCTCTTCTGTAGATAGTAATCAGGGTTCCCGTAATTCGTGGATTGCCGAGCCCCAACTCAATTATAGCCACAAGCTGGCAGGAGGCAATTTAGAAATATTGATAGGGGGTTCTTTTCAAAGTGAAACACGTCAATGTTTTTCGCAGCTCGCTTACGGTTTCCCAAGTAATAGTTTGTTGGGCAACCTTGCTGCTGCCAGTTTACAGTTTATTATTAACGATAATACAACCGATTATAAATATGAGGCAGTATTTGGTAGATTAAATTACAATTACAAAAATAAATACATCCTCAATCTCACAGCGAGAAGAGATGGCTCCAGTCGTTTTGGCCCGGGAAATCGTTTTGCGAATTTCGGTGCAATTGGCGCTGCTTGGCTATTTAACGAAGAACAAATTGTAAAAGAAAATCTACCTTTTTTAAATCTTGGAAAATTAAGGGGTAGTTATGGCAGTACGGGCAACGACCAAATAGGCGACTATCAATATCTAGATACCTATTCCGTTAGCGGTAATCCTTATAACGGTACTATAGGGCTTTCTCCTACCCAACTTTTTAACCCAAATTTTGGTTGGGAGATAAACTATAAGGCCGAAATAGCTTTGGAATTGGGTTTTCTAAAAGATAGAATATACCTTGAAACCAATTACTACCGCAACCGCTCCACCAACCAATTAGTGGGAATGCCATTGCCTAGTACTACAGGCTTCCAATCCATACAGGCCAATCTTGGCGCTAAGGTTGAAAATTCCGGTTGGGAAATTAATCTGCGAACTTTAAACGTAAAAGGTGAAAAATTTAAGTGGAATAGCATTTTTAATATAAGCCTTCCTAAAAATAAATTGCTAGCGTTTCCAGGTCTGGAGGCAAGCACTTATAGTAATCGTTACGTACTCGGCCAACCCATCACCATACGCAAACTATATCATTTTACAGGAGTCGACCCACAAACAGGTATCTATCAGTTTGAGGATTATAATGGCGATGGTTCAATCAGTTCCCCTGACGATAGACAGTATATAGTAGATACCGCCCCAAAATTTTATGGCGGCCTGTCAAACACATGGAGTTACGGCAACTGGCAATTCGATGTTTTTTTCCAGTTTAGTAAACAACAAAGTTTTAATTATTGGTACGCAGGTTCCCCAGCCGGAACAATGGTTAACCAACCTACAGCTGTGTTAGATCACTGGCAACAACCCGGAGATAACGCCCAAACCCAATTGTACACTACTGGCTCAAATGCAGAGGCAGTAAATGCCTTTTACAAATTTAGTGTTAGCAGTGCCGCTTTTAGCGATGCCTCTTACATACGCTTAAAAAACACTTCCATTAGCTACACCCTGCCTTTTGAAAAAATGCAATGCAAGTTGTTTTTAGAAGCGCAAAACCTACTAACCATTACCAATTACAAAGGAGGAGATCCTGAACAACTTACAGGCTTTCTGCCACCCCTGCGAAGATTTAGTGGGGGAGTGCAACTTAATTTCTAA
- a CDS encoding helix-turn-helix domain-containing protein: protein MGNDHFNKIRIHIGCVVKKYREENELSQFKLGLEIGKSANQIGRIERAESNPTVATLVDLADFFKIDIKEFFI, encoded by the coding sequence ATGGGAAATGATCACTTCAATAAAATTCGAATCCATATAGGCTGTGTTGTCAAAAAATACCGCGAGGAAAATGAACTGTCACAGTTTAAACTAGGATTGGAAATTGGAAAATCTGCTAATCAAATAGGGCGCATTGAAAGAGCGGAAAGTAATCCTACCGTAGCAACGTTAGTTGACTTAGCTGATTTTTTTAAGATTGATATTAAGGAGTTTTTTATTTAA
- a CDS encoding alpha/beta hydrolase family protein produces the protein MKIYFFVYFLASWACFLWGQAPAKKLLTQNDYLQFTEMSTPILSPNGKWSSFKLFSQETVDTVKVVATDGSKVYAFPESYGTNFSNNAQWFAFKNQQKGFGLLNLNTGKLKYNLDGTSYKFSEDGNLLGLKTTGHHGNSPKGLLLYNLSKNDSLFLEGVSAYNFSPNSKYLLYIASRNEDVSVNLLNLSDGSSIVLNERAESYSKLLWSDSGEQFFFVQNDSILYYGNAQYPTKLISQSLKAPLFKNMHIGFLAPFFSKDGRRVFFYMHRKIIPVNANDTLPSVQTWKGSDKWVYPRKIIESTPENWQMLCSWNPIKRKLQQIASPEKPQIVLTSNQKYALRFNIMDYEPLYLQHPKVDIYLLNLESGEEKLLIAKQQTGGGYIQLSPSGNNIAYFNGNDWINYSISKQQFTNLTKRFTTVLYKEKHDRPEPLIPYGMVGWTQDDTGVLIYDAYDIWHISINGKSYKRLTRGRETKTVYRLPTNLLKGYPPIRTPEFYSYEIDLSKELIMSIKGTDKSSGYAVLSPNGMIKNFGIFASKSHGLQKAKDGKAYVFITESPNTPPQLYYIKDSEKSTKLIYQSNPQYKNFVNGKRELITYKAGVWKNLNGILYYPDNYQPDRKYPMIVKIYEVQSHNFYNYCFPSLYTRDGYNPESLTAEGYFVFEPDIKYRIGNPGISAVECVTAAVNKVLSLNVVDKDRVGLLGHSYGGYETAFIVGQTNIFKAAVAGAPVTNMLSYYLSINSDDGLPQIWRMEHQQWRMGKSYFDDPEAYRQNSPIEHIKNINTPLMIWEGDQDRNIHWFQSVEMYLALRRLNKVVTFYVYPGEAHDIDISENQRDLSQKIIEWFDTYLK, from the coding sequence TTGAAAATATATTTTTTTGTTTACTTTTTAGCCAGTTGGGCTTGCTTTCTTTGGGGGCAAGCTCCTGCTAAAAAATTGCTTACTCAAAATGATTATTTACAATTCACAGAAATGTCAACGCCCATTTTATCTCCAAACGGTAAGTGGAGCAGTTTTAAATTATTCTCCCAAGAGACAGTAGATACTGTAAAAGTTGTAGCCACAGATGGTAGTAAAGTTTATGCTTTTCCCGAGAGTTATGGCACGAATTTCAGTAATAATGCACAATGGTTTGCCTTTAAAAACCAACAAAAAGGCTTTGGACTTCTAAATCTAAATACCGGAAAGTTAAAATATAATCTCGATGGCACTTCATATAAATTCTCTGAGGATGGAAACCTGCTCGGCTTAAAAACCACAGGGCATCATGGTAATTCTCCAAAAGGCCTACTTCTTTACAACCTATCTAAAAATGACAGCCTGTTTCTTGAAGGAGTTTCAGCCTATAATTTTAGCCCAAATAGCAAATATCTGCTATACATCGCTAGTCGAAATGAAGATGTATCTGTCAATCTATTAAACCTTTCCGACGGAAGTAGTATAGTTTTAAATGAACGGGCAGAATCTTATAGTAAATTGCTTTGGAGCGATTCGGGAGAGCAATTTTTCTTTGTGCAAAATGATTCTATATTGTATTATGGAAATGCACAATATCCAACAAAGCTAATTTCTCAATCGCTAAAAGCCCCACTTTTTAAAAATATGCATATAGGTTTTCTTGCTCCGTTTTTCTCCAAAGACGGAAGGAGGGTGTTTTTCTATATGCATAGGAAAATTATACCTGTCAATGCCAACGATACTTTACCAAGTGTGCAAACCTGGAAAGGCTCCGATAAATGGGTTTATCCTAGAAAAATAATTGAAAGTACGCCAGAAAATTGGCAGATGCTATGCTCATGGAATCCTATTAAAAGAAAATTACAACAAATAGCCTCTCCCGAAAAACCTCAAATAGTGCTTACTTCAAATCAAAAATATGCACTTCGATTTAATATAATGGATTATGAGCCTTTATATCTGCAACATCCAAAAGTCGATATATATCTATTAAACTTAGAGTCTGGAGAAGAAAAATTGCTTATTGCAAAACAACAAACGGGGGGAGGGTATATACAACTGTCACCAAGTGGAAACAATATCGCTTATTTTAACGGGAATGATTGGATAAATTATAGCATATCTAAGCAACAATTTACAAACCTTACAAAACGATTTACAACCGTTCTTTATAAAGAAAAACATGATAGGCCAGAACCGTTAATCCCGTATGGGATGGTGGGATGGACACAGGACGATACGGGTGTTTTAATCTATGATGCCTACGATATATGGCATATTTCCATAAATGGTAAATCATACAAGCGTCTCACTCGTGGTAGAGAAACTAAAACTGTTTATCGATTACCAACCAATTTATTAAAAGGTTACCCACCAATTCGAACCCCAGAGTTTTATTCCTACGAAATTGACCTTTCTAAAGAATTAATTATGTCGATAAAAGGGACTGATAAATCTTCTGGATACGCTGTTTTATCACCTAACGGTATGATTAAAAATTTTGGAATATTCGCCTCAAAATCACACGGCCTCCAAAAAGCAAAGGATGGAAAAGCTTATGTTTTCATAACCGAATCCCCAAATACACCTCCGCAGTTATATTATATAAAGGATTCCGAGAAATCGACAAAACTGATTTACCAATCCAACCCTCAATATAAAAATTTCGTAAATGGCAAGAGAGAGTTAATTACTTATAAAGCCGGAGTGTGGAAAAACTTAAACGGAATTCTGTATTATCCCGACAACTATCAGCCCGATAGAAAATACCCTATGATTGTTAAAATTTATGAAGTACAATCACATAATTTCTACAACTATTGTTTCCCGTCCTTATATACGAGAGATGGCTATAATCCAGAAAGTCTTACTGCTGAAGGCTATTTTGTATTCGAACCGGATATAAAATATCGCATTGGCAATCCCGGTATATCTGCAGTGGAATGTGTAACGGCAGCCGTTAATAAAGTGCTCTCACTTAATGTGGTTGACAAGGATAGGGTAGGGCTCTTAGGTCATTCTTATGGAGGGTACGAAACAGCCTTTATAGTGGGTCAAACCAATATATTTAAGGCTGCAGTTGCTGGAGCACCAGTTACGAATATGTTGAGCTATTATTTGAGTATAAATTCTGATGATGGTTTACCGCAAATCTGGCGCATGGAACATCAACAATGGCGTATGGGTAAATCGTATTTTGATGATCCCGAAGCATACCGCCAAAATTCGCCTATAGAACATATAAAAAACATAAATACCCCCTTAATGATTTGGGAAGGCGATCAAGATAGAAATATCCACTGGTTTCAAAGTGTAGAAATGTATTTAGCCCTCCGTAGATTAAATAAGGTTGTAACCTTTTACGTGTACCCCGGTGAAGCCCACGATATAGATATTTCTGAAAATCAAAGAGATTTAAGCCAAAAAATAATCGAATGGTTTGATACGTATTTAAAATAA
- a CDS encoding DUF6520 family protein: MKNLISKIVLPIAVFMVAIVAAFASKGADSENTALEQGYIHASTPCEVSIECSPNGLTVCKVGSKQVFGMNAASQCTRTLYLPIQN, from the coding sequence ATGAAAAATTTGATAAGTAAAATTGTATTACCGATTGCGGTATTTATGGTAGCCATCGTGGCTGCCTTTGCTTCCAAGGGAGCCGATAGTGAAAATACTGCATTAGAGCAGGGTTATATTCACGCTAGTACACCTTGCGAAGTTTCGATTGAGTGCAGTCCCAATGGGTTAACTGTTTGCAAAGTTGGCAGCAAACAGGTGTTTGGGATGAATGCTGCTTCGCAGTGTACACGCACACTGTATTTGCCGATACAGAATTAG
- a CDS encoding DUF4411 family protein, which translates to MLTCKLPLKTKDLLPPSTKKFYNLLNDNFRTPLSRRLNDAEFEERKKEFLETADARMIILALIKKSEKEEIVIITEESENGNDHKAFKKIPSICKMLDIKVMTLPDLLKIYQGIDIEFK; encoded by the coding sequence ATTTTAACATGTAAGCTTCCTTTAAAAACAAAAGATTTACTTCCACCTTCAACAAAGAAATTTTACAACCTTTTAAATGATAATTTCAGAACACCTTTATCGAGACGACTTAATGATGCTGAATTTGAAGAGCGTAAAAAAGAATTTTTAGAAACAGCTGATGCAAGAATGATAATACTTGCTTTGATAAAGAAAAGTGAAAAGGAGGAAATTGTTATCATTACGGAAGAATCTGAAAATGGAAATGACCACAAAGCATTTAAAAAAATACCTTCTATCTGTAAGATGCTTGACATTAAAGTAATGACACTACCTGATTTATTAAAAATCTATCAAGGTATTGACATTGAATTCAAATAA
- a CDS encoding helix-turn-helix domain-containing protein encodes MRSIDIERLKDIQQVIQAMAQGDFSLRVARTAEDDAIETISVVLNMMGEEMKETLKFYSDMRRRSSQNEHIHMVFILDNNYKILFVTNNVNMILGYEATELINKSFSTILSENYIELWRLVGSKILFSERYNKQHEMILRSKNNIERAYSCGVVSIYDKIAKAQYIMIDSYQPLLRSKMLEDIKKQLTESDTIKSKKKLPNTLLRPKDRYALQNIYNYILKNLDKPLPHLKDLAHEYAINEFKLKYGFKKLYGTSVFRFCKQERMKKARLLIENTNLSMGEIAKICGYKSQTHFSKDFSAYFEIAPSKIRKA; translated from the coding sequence ATGAGAAGCATAGATATTGAAAGGCTAAAGGACATCCAACAAGTAATACAGGCTATGGCTCAAGGAGATTTTAGCTTAAGAGTTGCGCGTACTGCAGAAGATGACGCGATTGAAACAATAAGCGTGGTGCTCAATATGATGGGAGAAGAAATGAAGGAGACCTTAAAATTTTATAGCGATATGCGAAGAAGAAGTTCGCAAAATGAGCATATCCACATGGTATTTATTTTAGATAATAACTATAAGATTTTATTTGTCACGAATAATGTAAATATGATTTTGGGCTATGAAGCTACAGAATTAATCAATAAATCATTTTCAACAATCTTGTCTGAAAACTATATAGAGTTATGGAGATTAGTTGGCAGTAAAATACTATTCTCGGAGAGGTATAATAAGCAACACGAGATGATATTACGAAGTAAAAACAATATAGAGCGCGCGTATTCTTGTGGAGTAGTATCTATTTATGACAAGATTGCAAAAGCACAATATATTATGATAGATAGCTATCAACCATTGCTTAGAAGTAAAATGCTGGAGGATATTAAAAAACAATTAACTGAATCGGATACCATAAAGAGCAAAAAAAAATTGCCAAATACGTTATTACGACCAAAAGACAGATACGCATTGCAAAATATTTATAATTACATATTAAAAAATCTAGATAAACCACTTCCTCATTTAAAGGACTTAGCTCATGAATATGCAATCAATGAATTCAAACTTAAATACGGTTTTAAAAAATTGTATGGCACATCTGTATTTCGATTTTGCAAACAAGAGCGCATGAAAAAAGCAAGATTATTAATAGAAAACACCAATTTATCAATGGGCGAGATTGCAAAAATTTGTGGCTATAAAAGTCAGACGCATTTTAGTAAGGACTTTAGCGCTTATTTTGAAATAGCTCCCAGCAAAATAAGAAAGGCATAG